The Cloeon dipterum chromosome X, ieCloDipt1.1, whole genome shotgun sequence genome includes a window with the following:
- the LOC135945074 gene encoding serine/threonine-protein kinase/endoribonuclease ire-1-like codes for MRAFPRKVKGHNETDLNLTGVLAQQIFCGTLDLDHDRIKVAAKCSSLPENEIGIFRLIGCHPHLVHLFEVTKEGDETFLVLELCRGSLDQLEPLEGNNFKTFVGDFVQVVSHLHKTMKLKHGHLTLDHLLMSKDYNRLKICSFSRARVCQNLNELRSDLQQMAMSIFNAPLRERQETVPLNNPAFLVQILSCRSTLSKSDSIMLASLVHPLLAGHTLAEGLENHIFLHRPEDVLRFIDGCKDFLMSRRNSSAEQRLESSSVLGSNWIQRGYLDEMREGRRYDDSVRDLLRLIRNKSEHYNSMPHYIKNCLGHPLVNPAHFLDYFTGLFPGLITWTWHCMYQDRNEANLQAFYPVEGSYLTQVPIEDMIRA; via the exons ATGCGAGCATTCCCAAGAAAAGTGAAAGGTCACAACGAGACTGACCTGAATCTGACCGGTGTTTTGgcacaacaaatattttgcggCACCCTCGATTTAGACCACGATCGTATTAAAGTTGCCGCTAAGTGTTCTTCCCTTCCTGAAAATGAGATTGGAATTTTCCGGTTGATCGGGTGTCACCCCCATTTGGTGCATTTGTTTGAGGTTACAAAGGAAGGCGACGAAACCTTCCTCGTGCTGGAACTTTGCAGAGGCAGCCTCGACCAGCTGGAACCCTTGGAGGGCAACAACTTCAAAACCTTTGTGGGGGACTTTGTGCAAGTGGTTTCACACCTGCATAAAACAATGAAG CTGAAGCACGGACATCTTACTTTAGACCATCTGCTGATGAGCAAGGACTACAACCGCCTCAAAATCTGCAGCTTTTCCCGTGCCAGAGTCTGCCAAAACCTGAACGAACTCAGGAGTGATTTGCAGCAAATGGCCATGTCAATATTTAACGCACCGCTGAGAGAGCGTCAAGAGACCGTGCCTCTAAACAATCCTGC ATTCCTGGTCCAAATTTTGAGCTGCAGATCGACGCTGAGCAAGAGCGATAGCATCATGCTCGCCAGTTTGGTGCATCCGTTGCTGGCAGGACACACCCTGGCTGAAGGGTTGGAAAACCACATTTTTCTGCATAGGCCTGAAGATGTGCTCCGTTTTATTGATGGCTGCAAGGATTTCTTAATGAGCAGGCGCAACAGTTCCGCTGAACAAAG GTTGGAGAGTTCCTCAGTTCTGGGTTCCAACTGGATACAAAGGGGCTATCTGGACGAAATGCGAGAAGGTCGGCGTTATGATGATTCAGTCCGTGACTTGCTGCGGCTCATCCGCAACAAGAGCGAGCACTACAACTCGATGCCTCATTACATCAAAAACTGCTTGGGTCACCCTTTAGTCAACCCTGCCCACTTCCTGGACTATTTTACAGGACTCTTTCCTGGCCTAATCACATGGACCTGGCACTGCATGTACCAGGACCGAAACGAGGCAAATCTGCAGGCTTTTTACCCTGTGGAAGGTAGCTACCTGACTCAGGTGCCCATTGAAGATATGATAAGAGCTTAA